One stretch of Roseimicrobium sp. ORNL1 DNA includes these proteins:
- a CDS encoding porin family protein — protein MKKIASLIMSLALASSAFAGPVSYSGKGGKFVQPTAPAPVGCDAFGPGFALGIYGGGYLPENDSAEDDALGGGVLGEYFFNQYIGIQGSYGIFATDQEHHEFDGALVLRYPITSLCIAPYAMAGGGFSVNSEDKGNYFVGGGIEARFVGANNLGVFADGAYHFAADDGDFDYTIVRLGVKFPF, from the coding sequence ATGAAAAAAATCGCATCCCTCATCATGTCGCTGGCTCTCGCGTCCAGCGCTTTCGCAGGACCTGTGAGCTACTCGGGTAAGGGTGGCAAATTCGTCCAGCCGACCGCTCCCGCTCCCGTGGGCTGCGATGCTTTCGGTCCTGGATTCGCTCTCGGCATCTACGGTGGCGGATACCTTCCTGAGAACGACTCCGCTGAAGACGACGCACTTGGCGGCGGTGTGCTCGGCGAGTACTTCTTCAACCAGTACATCGGTATCCAGGGTTCCTATGGCATCTTCGCCACGGACCAGGAACACCACGAATTCGACGGCGCTCTTGTGCTGCGTTACCCCATCACCTCCCTCTGCATCGCTCCTTACGCCATGGCTGGCGGTGGTTTCAGCGTGAACAGCGAGGACAAGGGTAACTACTTCGTGGGTGGCGGTATTGAAGCTCGCTTCGTTGGTGCGAACAACCTGGGTGTCTTCGCTGACGGCGCTTATCACTTCGCGGCTGACGACGGCGACTTCGATTACACCATCGTTCGCCTTGGCGTGAAGTTCCCGTTCTAA
- a CDS encoding UbiA family prenyltransferase: MLEYFKICRPEHWLKNIFILFGHVVAWALVLNFQWDASLVGVAVLSLIPACLIASANYILNEILDAPFDAVHPTKRLRGIPAGKVKVKYLWWLKVALIVVAFLLCWWWKFNWAYQAALGLLLFSGLVYNVPPLRLKDRAFMDVIAESFNNPIRLWLGYYALVSPQHVPPLSIVLAWWSFGALLMTGKRYSEFRFIGDVEVSGKYRKSFRVYTETSLILAMITYANLFCFCTGIAMAVYPVLNNLVLVFPIIIVAVIAYFRHAMKEETARLEPEQLLQNPWIIFWTVLTGAATIWLLLTDTNYARDWFHLMQPVTWG, encoded by the coding sequence ATGCTCGAATACTTCAAGATCTGCCGCCCGGAACACTGGTTGAAGAACATCTTCATCCTGTTCGGCCATGTCGTGGCGTGGGCGCTGGTGCTGAATTTCCAGTGGGATGCCAGCCTCGTCGGTGTGGCAGTCCTGTCGCTCATTCCCGCGTGCCTCATCGCCTCGGCGAACTACATCCTGAATGAGATTCTGGATGCGCCCTTCGATGCGGTGCATCCCACCAAGCGCCTGCGCGGCATCCCTGCGGGCAAGGTGAAGGTGAAGTACCTCTGGTGGCTGAAGGTCGCGCTGATTGTCGTCGCGTTTCTCCTGTGCTGGTGGTGGAAGTTCAACTGGGCGTACCAGGCCGCGCTGGGACTCCTGCTCTTCAGTGGTCTGGTGTACAACGTGCCTCCGCTGCGTCTCAAAGACCGCGCGTTCATGGATGTCATCGCGGAGTCCTTCAACAATCCCATCCGCCTCTGGCTGGGCTACTACGCGCTGGTGAGTCCACAGCACGTGCCGCCGCTCTCCATCGTGCTGGCGTGGTGGTCGTTTGGCGCGCTGCTCATGACGGGGAAGCGCTACAGCGAGTTCCGCTTCATCGGCGACGTCGAGGTGAGCGGGAAGTATCGCAAATCCTTCCGCGTCTACACGGAGACCTCGCTCATCCTGGCGATGATCACGTATGCGAACCTGTTCTGCTTCTGCACGGGCATCGCGATGGCCGTGTATCCGGTGCTGAACAACCTCGTGCTGGTGTTCCCCATCATCATCGTCGCGGTCATCGCCTACTTCCGCCACGCCATGAAGGAGGAAACGGCGCGTCTCGAGCCCGAGCAGCTCCTGCAGAACCCATGGATCATCTTCTGGACCGTCCTCACCGGCGCCGCCACCATCTGGCTGCTGCTTACGGACACGAACTACGCGCGTGACTGGTTCCACCTCATGCAGCCGGTGACGTGGGGTTGA
- a CDS encoding glutathionylspermidine synthase family protein, with product MKRTSIPPRRDWRTKVEEIGLVFHTINDATYWDESAFYTFSPSEVDALESATNELAGMYEQAIALAIEKRVLPELGVPAWLVPMVEDSWRRKAPSIYGRFDLAYDGKGPAKLIEFNADTPTSLLEASVVQWEWHKDTRIGTDQWNSIHERFIAQWEKLRPSITKELHFTCCFESAEDYMTLTYVRDLALQAGIKTSEIPVEEIGWCSTRKKFIDREGEVISSIFKLYPWDWMIHDEFGPKTTQTNVTWIEPAWKLLASSKALLALLWEMFPDHPNLLPCYIGEPRDLKSYARKPFFSREGANVLLVRDGNVLDETGGSYSAQGTVFQQLYDLPNFGGGYPMLGSWLVNGESAGLGIRESERRVTDNGSRFVPHVMG from the coding sequence ATGAAACGCACTTCCATTCCTCCCCGCCGCGACTGGCGCACCAAGGTCGAAGAAATCGGGCTGGTGTTTCACACCATCAACGACGCCACCTACTGGGACGAGAGCGCTTTTTACACCTTCTCTCCCTCGGAGGTGGACGCGCTGGAGTCCGCCACGAACGAACTCGCCGGCATGTATGAGCAGGCCATTGCACTCGCGATTGAAAAACGCGTGCTACCGGAGCTCGGCGTGCCCGCATGGCTCGTGCCCATGGTGGAGGATTCCTGGCGTCGCAAGGCTCCCAGCATCTACGGCCGCTTCGACCTTGCCTATGATGGCAAAGGTCCGGCGAAACTCATCGAGTTCAACGCCGACACGCCCACCTCATTGCTGGAGGCCAGCGTGGTGCAGTGGGAGTGGCACAAGGATACGCGCATCGGCACCGACCAGTGGAACTCCATCCATGAACGTTTCATCGCGCAGTGGGAGAAGCTGCGTCCTTCCATCACGAAGGAGCTGCACTTCACCTGCTGCTTCGAGTCCGCGGAGGACTACATGACGCTCACCTATGTGCGTGACCTCGCCCTGCAGGCGGGCATCAAGACCTCGGAAATTCCCGTGGAAGAAATCGGTTGGTGCTCTACCCGCAAGAAGTTCATCGACCGTGAAGGCGAAGTCATCAGTTCCATCTTCAAGCTCTATCCTTGGGACTGGATGATCCACGATGAGTTCGGCCCCAAGACCACGCAGACCAATGTGACCTGGATCGAACCCGCGTGGAAACTGCTCGCCAGCAGCAAGGCCCTGCTCGCGCTGCTCTGGGAGATGTTCCCCGATCATCCCAACCTGCTGCCCTGCTATATAGGCGAGCCCCGCGACCTGAAGTCGTACGCCCGCAAGCCCTTCTTCTCCCGCGAAGGCGCGAACGTGTTGCTCGTGCGCGATGGCAACGTGCTGGATGAAACCGGCGGCAGTTACTCTGCCCAGGGCACCGTCTTCCAGCAGCTCTATGACCTGCCGAACTTCGGCGGTGGCTACCCCATGCTCGGAAGCTGGCTCGTGAACGGCGAATCCGCCGGCCTCGGCATCCGCGAAAGCGAACGCCGCGTCACCGACAACGGCAGCCGCTTCGTACCGCATGTGATGGGGTGA